A DNA window from Bradyrhizobium barranii subsp. barranii contains the following coding sequences:
- a CDS encoding alpha/beta hydrolase family protein, which produces MRYTIAYFFAVLITVTTGQADAAVGFRHFSIDDPQGPPIEVGVWYPTTMPPKLEAVETDQQMVARDAPVEGTGLPLVVISHGHGGSYAGHLDTATALANAGFVVAALTHNGDSWRDQSRPTAIWERPRQLKLLTDYMLGAWSDHARLDASRVGAFGFSAGGLTVLAAAGGEPDLRTLPSHCKAHPAFEDCQIMEEHPLLPDTDIVWTRDPRIKAVVSAAPALGFAFGTNGLAAVLQPVQLWRAEDDQVLPHPYYAEAVRLALPTPPETHVVADAGHYDFLKPCSADLATRMPAICTSKPGFDRAAFHERFDHDIVAFFKRTLQ; this is translated from the coding sequence ATGCGCTACACGATTGCATATTTTTTCGCCGTACTCATCACAGTCACCACCGGCCAGGCCGACGCCGCGGTCGGGTTCCGGCATTTCAGCATCGACGATCCGCAAGGCCCACCTATCGAGGTGGGCGTCTGGTATCCGACCACGATGCCCCCGAAGCTGGAGGCGGTCGAGACCGATCAACAGATGGTCGCCCGCGACGCGCCGGTTGAGGGCACCGGTCTTCCGCTGGTGGTCATATCTCACGGTCACGGAGGCTCCTACGCCGGGCACCTCGACACCGCCACGGCCCTGGCCAATGCAGGGTTCGTCGTCGCCGCTCTTACGCACAATGGCGATAGCTGGCGCGACCAAAGCCGTCCTACCGCAATCTGGGAACGGCCACGGCAATTGAAGCTGCTCACGGATTACATGCTGGGCGCGTGGAGCGACCACGCCCGCCTCGATGCCAGTCGCGTTGGCGCGTTCGGCTTCTCGGCTGGCGGCTTGACGGTGCTAGCGGCCGCCGGCGGCGAGCCGGACCTTCGGACCCTTCCGAGTCACTGCAAGGCGCATCCCGCCTTCGAAGACTGTCAGATCATGGAAGAGCACCCATTGCTGCCGGATACCGATATCGTCTGGACCCGCGATCCGCGAATCAAGGCGGTGGTCTCCGCCGCGCCCGCTCTCGGTTTTGCCTTCGGGACCAACGGTCTGGCGGCGGTCCTCCAGCCGGTGCAGCTCTGGCGGGCCGAGGATGATCAAGTGCTACCACACCCCTATTATGCGGAAGCCGTTCGGCTCGCGTTGCCGACGCCACCGGAGACGCACGTCGTGGCTGACGCCGGGCACTACGACTTTCTGAAGCCGTGCTCTGCGGACCTGGCAACCCGCATGCCGGCAATCTGCACAAGCAAGCCGGGCTTCGACCGCGCTGCGTTTCATGAGCGCTTCGATCACGACATCGTCGCCTTCTTCAAGCGGACGCTGCAGTAG
- a CDS encoding IS256 family transposase codes for MTETTNVLAFRQPSAVDDPLTDIVRAGARDLLARAIEIEVGAFLASTANLTLPDGRARLVRHGHGPVREIATGIGPVEVARPKVRDRGASGPGDRLRFSSAILPLWARRTKSLDALIPVLYLRGISTGDFQEALSALLGKDAPNLSPSVIAGLKADWQVEYERWQRRDLSARRYVYIWADGVYLQARMEDHSECMLVLIGTTPEGKKELIGFQVGVRESAQSWRELLIDLRQRGLRIAPQLAIGDGALGFWKALDEAFPGTRHQRCWCHKVSNVLDKVAKSVQGPMKNDLRNIYLAPHRAEAETAIDVFVEKYHVKYGRAVECLIKDRHALLAFFDFPAEHWIHLRSSNPIESVFATVRHRTVRTKGSLSQQTAKLMVFKLIDAASKTWRRLKSTNQLPKVIAGVKFIDGIEVIPNTESHAA; via the coding sequence ATGACCGAGACTACCAATGTTCTTGCTTTCCGTCAGCCGTCCGCGGTTGATGATCCACTGACCGATATCGTTCGTGCCGGCGCGCGGGACCTGCTTGCCAGGGCGATCGAGATCGAGGTTGGCGCGTTTCTGGCCAGCACGGCCAATCTGACGCTGCCCGACGGTCGAGCGCGCCTGGTCCGACATGGGCACGGTCCGGTGCGCGAGATTGCGACCGGCATCGGTCCGGTGGAGGTCGCTCGTCCCAAGGTCCGCGACCGCGGAGCGAGCGGGCCAGGCGACCGCCTCCGCTTCAGTTCGGCAATCCTGCCGCTATGGGCGCGGCGGACGAAGAGCCTGGATGCCTTGATCCCGGTCCTCTATTTGCGCGGCATCTCGACCGGCGACTTCCAGGAGGCGCTCTCGGCGCTGCTCGGCAAGGATGCGCCGAACCTGTCGCCTTCGGTGATCGCCGGCCTGAAGGCCGATTGGCAGGTCGAGTACGAACGCTGGCAGAGACGCGATCTGTCGGCGCGTCGCTATGTCTACATCTGGGCCGATGGCGTGTACCTGCAGGCCCGCATGGAAGATCACAGCGAATGCATGCTGGTGCTGATTGGCACCACGCCGGAAGGCAAGAAGGAGCTGATCGGCTTCCAGGTCGGCGTGCGCGAGAGCGCGCAGAGCTGGCGCGAACTCCTGATCGACCTGCGGCAACGCGGGTTACGGATTGCCCCGCAACTCGCCATCGGCGACGGCGCCCTCGGCTTCTGGAAGGCACTGGACGAGGCCTTTCCCGGCACGCGGCACCAACGATGCTGGTGCCATAAAGTGAGCAACGTACTCGACAAGGTCGCCAAATCCGTGCAGGGCCCCATGAAGAACGACCTGCGGAACATCTATCTGGCCCCACACCGGGCCGAAGCTGAAACCGCGATCGACGTCTTCGTCGAGAAATACCACGTCAAATACGGACGTGCGGTGGAGTGCCTGATCAAGGATCGCCATGCGCTGCTCGCCTTCTTCGACTTCCCTGCTGAGCACTGGATCCACCTACGCAGCTCGAACCCGATCGAGAGCGTCTTCGCCACGGTGCGCCACCGAACGGTGCGGACCAAGGGATCGCTGTCGCAACAAACTGCGAAGCTGATGGTGTTCAAGCTCATCGACGCCGCATCGAAGACCTGGCGGCGATTGAAGAGCACGAACCAGTTGCCGAAAGTCATCGCCGGTGTAAAGTTCATCGACGGAATCGAAGTCATTCCGAACACTGAAAGCCACGCCGCCTGA
- a CDS encoding LytTR family transcriptional regulator DNA-binding domain-containing protein: protein MALENADGLQVHRSWWVARRAVVRVVTEGRNLRLQLVNGITAPVARSAVAIVREAGWLTNESSTGGRSTETEILPL from the coding sequence ATGGCGCTCGAAAATGCCGATGGCCTGCAGGTACATCGCTCCTGGTGGGTCGCGAGGAGGGCGGTTGTTCGGGTCGTTACCGAGGGCCGCAATCTGCGACTGCAGCTCGTCAATGGCATCACGGCCCCGGTCGCCCGGTCAGCCGTCGCCATCGTGCGGGAGGCGGGCTGGTTGACGAACGAGAGCTCGACGGGGGGCCGCAGCACCGAAACAGAAATATTGCCCCTATGA
- a CDS encoding helix-turn-helix domain-containing protein, producing MNLFGRNQELTSRPTPSGERSSNKYGVAGLLASSATRGWSNLKAELRSHRGTVAWNNPQPDAEICVDVRGSRSVVTRRPDGAIDSTISERGTIWFRPAGVHEGLIDMSEPVPAILHLYLPPGLFLSHDLGEGFGATAIDSLRHKGGFRDPLLAEIAFAIMLELEHETSAGRLLAETLALSLVARLIQNHAAPRSGLVTPAAGEGLDRRRLARVLDYIEANLEGDLTVARLASVACLSEFYFARAFKAAIGKSPHRHVSARRLERAKDLLCDADRALVDIALGLRFSCQANFTRAFGRATGQTPAQYRRNRLA from the coding sequence GTGAATTTATTTGGCCGAAATCAGGAATTGACATCTCGGCCGACGCCGTCAGGCGAACGCAGCTCCAATAAATACGGCGTCGCCGGGCTGCTGGCCTCATCCGCCACGCGAGGTTGGTCAAATCTAAAGGCAGAGCTTCGCAGCCACCGCGGTACGGTTGCCTGGAATAACCCCCAGCCTGATGCCGAGATCTGCGTTGATGTGCGCGGTAGTCGGTCCGTTGTCACGCGTCGGCCGGACGGGGCCATCGACTCGACCATCTCCGAACGTGGAACCATCTGGTTTCGTCCGGCCGGCGTGCACGAAGGCCTGATCGACATGTCCGAGCCGGTGCCCGCGATCTTACATCTTTACCTACCGCCCGGTTTGTTCTTGTCGCATGATCTGGGTGAAGGGTTCGGCGCGACGGCGATCGATTCACTCCGCCACAAGGGCGGCTTCCGCGATCCACTGCTTGCCGAGATTGCCTTTGCCATCATGCTCGAATTGGAACACGAGACGTCCGCGGGCAGGCTGCTCGCCGAAACCCTGGCATTGAGTCTGGTGGCAAGATTGATCCAGAACCATGCTGCGCCGCGGTCCGGCTTGGTCACGCCGGCCGCAGGGGAAGGGCTCGACCGACGCAGATTGGCGCGCGTGCTCGACTATATCGAAGCCAATTTGGAGGGCGATCTGACGGTAGCGCGGCTGGCCTCGGTTGCCTGCCTGAGCGAGTTTTATTTCGCGCGCGCGTTCAAGGCCGCCATCGGCAAATCGCCGCATCGGCATGTCAGTGCAAGGCGCCTCGAACGCGCCAAGGATCTGCTCTGCGATGCGGATCGGGCCTTGGTCGATATCGCCCTCGGGCTCAGGTTTTCGTGCCAGGCCAATTTCACCCGCGCATTCGGGCGAGCCACGGGCCAGACACCGGCGCAATATCGGCGAAACCGGCTGGCTTGA
- a CDS encoding SDR family NAD(P)-dependent oxidoreductase has protein sequence MTSERKVAIITGASRGIGAGLLEAYRDIGYHVVASSRSIGRSDDPSMLAVDGDIASAKTADRIVELAIERFGRIDTLVNNAGLFIAKPFTEYSEADFAKMVGVNLAGFFNLTQRVAARMLLAGSGHIVNITATIAEQPMASLAAALAALTKGGLNAITRSLAIEYASRNIRVNAISPGAIATPMHAPEAHGFLASLQPMGRMGEIQEVVDAVMYLERAAFVTGEIMHVDGGASAGHW, from the coding sequence ATGACGTCCGAACGGAAGGTTGCCATCATCACCGGAGCATCGCGCGGCATTGGCGCAGGATTGCTCGAGGCCTACCGGGATATCGGCTACCACGTCGTTGCCAGTTCTCGTTCGATCGGCAGGAGCGACGATCCGTCGATGCTCGCGGTCGATGGCGATATCGCCAGCGCAAAGACGGCCGATCGCATCGTGGAACTGGCCATCGAGCGCTTCGGACGGATCGATACGCTCGTCAACAATGCCGGCCTGTTCATTGCGAAGCCCTTTACCGAGTATTCTGAGGCCGACTTCGCCAAGATGGTCGGGGTCAATCTCGCGGGCTTTTTCAATCTGACGCAGCGGGTGGCGGCGCGGATGCTGCTCGCGGGCTCGGGTCACATCGTCAATATCACGGCTACGATCGCCGAGCAGCCGATGGCGTCCCTGGCGGCGGCGCTCGCGGCGCTAACCAAAGGCGGTCTCAACGCGATCACCCGCTCGCTCGCGATCGAGTACGCAAGCCGGAATATCCGCGTGAATGCCATATCGCCTGGTGCGATCGCGACCCCTATGCATGCGCCGGAGGCGCATGGCTTCCTCGCAAGCTTGCAGCCGATGGGCCGCATGGGCGAGATACAGGAGGTCGTCGACGCCGTGATGTATCTTGAGCGAGCGGCTTTCGTCACCGGCGAGATCATGCATGTCGACGGCGGCGCGTCCGCCGGCCACTGGTAG
- a CDS encoding NAD(P)H-dependent flavin oxidoreductase has product MWSDRRLVELFKIEHPIVLAPMAGLGTVDLAAAVSNAGGMGSIGCAVLTPELIAKTVAELRRLTKKPINLNFFCHDAAKADAARERAWHEKLSSYYRELGIAPATAAPRLDLAPFGDAASAVVEQVRPEVVSFHFGLPEPGLVDRVKAAGCKVISSATTVDEACWLEKHGADAIIAQGYEAGGHRGLFLDSDRERAIASQAGTFALVPQVTDAVSVPVIAAGGIGDGRGIAAAFALGAAGVQVGTAFLLCAESATPPLHREALRNARLNRTVMTNVFSGRPARVLVNRLAAEIGPWSDAAPDFPLPMGELSPLRAAAEQNGSSDFTPLWSGQAAALAREMPARMLMDVLVREATKSGGS; this is encoded by the coding sequence ATGTGGTCTGACCGACGTCTTGTTGAATTGTTCAAGATCGAGCATCCGATTGTGCTGGCACCAATGGCCGGATTGGGCACGGTAGACCTTGCAGCCGCGGTCTCGAATGCCGGCGGCATGGGCTCGATCGGCTGCGCTGTCTTGACGCCTGAGCTCATTGCAAAGACCGTTGCCGAGCTACGGCGACTGACGAAGAAACCAATCAATCTCAACTTCTTCTGCCACGATGCGGCAAAGGCGGACGCCGCTCGCGAGCGTGCCTGGCATGAGAAGCTTTCGTCGTATTATCGCGAACTGGGCATCGCCCCCGCAACGGCTGCACCGCGCCTCGATCTCGCTCCGTTCGGCGATGCCGCGTCCGCCGTAGTCGAACAGGTCCGGCCGGAGGTGGTAAGCTTTCATTTCGGTTTGCCCGAGCCCGGATTGGTCGATCGGGTCAAGGCAGCCGGCTGCAAGGTGATCTCATCGGCGACGACAGTCGACGAAGCATGCTGGCTCGAAAAGCATGGTGCCGATGCGATCATCGCTCAGGGGTACGAAGCCGGAGGACATCGCGGCTTATTCCTTGATTCTGACCGCGAGCGCGCGATCGCCTCACAGGCCGGCACGTTCGCCCTTGTGCCACAAGTCACTGACGCCGTCAGCGTGCCCGTGATAGCAGCCGGCGGGATCGGGGATGGGCGAGGGATCGCAGCGGCGTTCGCACTCGGGGCCGCCGGCGTGCAGGTTGGAACCGCCTTTCTGCTTTGTGCCGAGTCGGCAACGCCCCCGCTTCATCGCGAGGCTCTGCGAAATGCGCGGTTGAACCGGACTGTCATGACCAACGTGTTCTCCGGGCGACCGGCGAGGGTTCTGGTCAATCGCCTTGCCGCCGAGATTGGTCCCTGGTCGGACGCGGCGCCGGACTTTCCGCTGCCCATGGGCGAACTGTCGCCGCTGCGTGCTGCGGCTGAGCAGAATGGAAGCTCCGATTTCACGCCACTCTGGTCAGGTCAGGCGGCCGCGCTTGCCCGCGAGATGCCCGCCAGAATGTTGATGGACGTCCTCGTGCGGGAAGCCACCAAGTCTGGAGGCAGCTGA
- a CDS encoding DUF805 domain-containing protein: MHSAFIWYFLSMKGRIGPQEFRLGLLGLVLVGMLVVRVARKLTDSGPQYYSVNPPLDWPIVPAVLFISLWPLAAILMKRLHDFNISGWWALTILAIPLLVAALSIPYWLPYLLLATILSAFPGRPGDNRFGSTSLPRTRV; encoded by the coding sequence ATGCACTCAGCTTTCATTTGGTATTTTTTATCCATGAAAGGCCGCATCGGTCCGCAGGAATTTCGATTGGGACTTTTGGGACTTGTGCTAGTCGGCATGCTCGTCGTGCGCGTCGCGAGGAAGCTCACTGATTCAGGACCCCAATACTATAGCGTCAACCCTCCGCTCGACTGGCCCATCGTCCCGGCTGTCCTCTTTATCTCGCTCTGGCCGCTCGCTGCAATCCTTATGAAGCGACTACATGACTTCAACATCTCGGGTTGGTGGGCGCTCACAATCCTCGCAATTCCTCTCCTCGTCGCCGCGCTCAGCATTCCGTATTGGCTTCCTTATCTTTTATTGGCGACAATCCTGAGTGCATTTCCCGGACGGCCTGGCGACAATCGGTTCGGCTCGACCTCGCTACCGCGCACGCGCGTCTAG
- a CDS encoding ThuA domain-containing protein, protein MRRREFIALLGGAAAIRPLGAHAERPRERILYFTYSAGYRHDVIPLSKVILTQLGSHSGVFEVTATEDTSEFSTENLERYAAVMFYTSGELPMSDAQKRALLDFVRSGRGFLGVHSATDTFYTWPDYLDLVGGYFNGHPWHQAVKIEVVDPGDPLVAFLGNSLQVEDEIYQIGDFDYRGSRVLLRLDPSSVDLGKTGVHQRFYGWPLTWTRFYGEGRVFYSALGHEPSVWRDARYQRILTNAILWSMRRSPW, encoded by the coding sequence GTGAGGCGACGTGAGTTCATCGCGCTCCTCGGCGGCGCGGCGGCAATCCGACCACTCGGCGCGCATGCGGAGCGTCCGCGAGAGCGCATCCTCTATTTCACATACTCCGCCGGCTACCGGCATGATGTCATACCGCTTTCTAAGGTTATCCTGACCCAGCTCGGAAGCCATTCGGGTGTTTTTGAAGTCACTGCAACGGAAGACACGTCCGAATTTTCTACCGAAAACCTCGAGCGCTACGCAGCGGTGATGTTCTATACGTCAGGAGAACTTCCGATGAGCGACGCGCAAAAGAGAGCTCTTCTCGACTTTGTGCGCTCGGGCCGCGGGTTCCTCGGCGTTCATTCGGCGACGGACACATTCTACACTTGGCCGGACTATCTCGATCTGGTCGGCGGCTACTTTAATGGTCATCCTTGGCATCAGGCCGTGAAGATCGAGGTGGTTGATCCCGGCGATCCCCTGGTGGCTTTTCTCGGGAATTCGTTGCAAGTCGAGGACGAGATCTACCAAATCGGCGACTTCGACTATCGTGGTTCACGCGTGCTCCTGCGCCTCGACCCAAGCTCGGTGGACCTTGGCAAGACCGGCGTACATCAACGATTCTATGGCTGGCCTCTCACCTGGACCCGATTCTATGGCGAGGGACGAGTATTTTATTCGGCGTTAGGCCACGAGCCGTCAGTTTGGCGGGACGCCCGCTACCAGCGAATTCTCACGAACGCTATCCTGTGGTCTATGCGAAGGTCGCCCTGGTAG
- a CDS encoding haloalkane dehalogenase → MISAAFPYKKQRRRVLGREMAYVEVGKGDPIVLLHGNPTSSYLWRNVLPHLKPLGRCIAPDLIGMGDSDKLPDSGPNSYRFVEHRRYLDALLESLDVRERVTLVIHDWGSALGFDWANRHREAVKGIAYMEAIMGPQYWDHWDKFEMRHALQGLRSEKGEEMVLRDNFFIEKILPGAILRKMSDEDMAEYRRPFAEPGEGRRPTLTWPRQIPIEGEPADVTAIVTAYADWLKTSHIPKLFLRAEPGGILAHGPVLDLARSLPAQTEVTISGLHFVQEDSPDEIGRAVAGWMEALG, encoded by the coding sequence ATGATCTCTGCGGCATTTCCCTATAAGAAGCAGCGGCGGCGGGTCCTCGGCCGCGAGATGGCGTATGTCGAGGTGGGAAAGGGCGACCCCATCGTACTGCTGCACGGCAATCCCACTTCGTCGTATCTCTGGCGCAATGTGTTGCCGCACCTGAAGCCGCTGGGTCGCTGCATCGCCCCCGACCTGATCGGCATGGGCGATTCCGACAAGCTGCCTGACAGCGGTCCCAACTCGTATCGCTTCGTCGAGCACCGCCGCTATCTCGACGCCCTGCTCGAGTCCCTGGACGTGCGCGAACGGGTCACCCTCGTCATCCATGACTGGGGTTCGGCGCTCGGCTTCGACTGGGCAAACCGCCACCGCGAGGCCGTGAAGGGTATCGCGTACATGGAGGCGATCATGGGGCCGCAATACTGGGACCACTGGGACAAGTTCGAAATGCGTCACGCCTTGCAGGGGCTACGTTCCGAGAAAGGCGAGGAAATGGTCTTGCGAGACAATTTCTTCATCGAGAAGATCCTGCCGGGAGCCATCCTTCGCAAAATGTCCGACGAGGATATGGCGGAGTACCGACGGCCCTTCGCCGAGCCCGGCGAGGGCCGGCGTCCGACGCTGACGTGGCCAAGGCAAATCCCCATCGAGGGCGAGCCCGCCGACGTGACTGCGATCGTGACCGCCTACGCTGACTGGCTTAAGACGAGCCATATACCCAAGTTGTTCCTGAGGGCGGAGCCCGGTGGGATCCTCGCCCATGGCCCGGTTCTCGATTTGGCCCGCAGCCTCCCGGCACAGACCGAGGTGACGATCTCGGGACTCCATTTTGTCCAGGAAGATTCGCCGGACGAGATCGGACGGGCCGTCGCCGGCTGGATGGAGGCGTTGGGCTGA
- a CDS encoding ATP-binding protein, giving the protein MAEQGLRAVYESNGWEIDLTQRELRSRGVSVPIGNRAFEILEILVQSGGELVTKRDLIDRVWPVATVEENTLQIHISAIRKALGADRELLKTVSGRGYHLRGIWTMRPATGPGHPLYLKESASAQPLASTNLPQPVSALIGRTAEVEEISKLVRAGRLVTLTGAGGIGKTRLALAVARELLPHFPEGVWLAEFSPLADPSLVPIALAVAIGLKFGGGEISTQRVALALAARRLLVVLDTCEHVIDAAARMAEGVLRAGSSAQIIATSREPLRAEGEQVYWVQPLSIPTEDADDLLEYGAVRLFIERARATEAGAVLDGYQAKTIAAICRRLDGIPLAIEMAAARVTALGVEELAAHLDDRFQLLTGGRTALPRHQTLRATFDWSYELLTEPELVLLRRLAVFAGAIDLEAICAVVTGAGIALPDVVDGISSLVSKSLVVAEIDATTARYRLLDTTHTYALEKLGESGERERLARRHAEYYRDLFERAEAELEMRPTVDWMGDYGRHIDNLRAALGWAFSPSGDVQIGAGLTAAAVPLCVHSSLLEECRGRVERAIGALGAAVNGDARLEMKLYTALGTTLIFVTDAKIPALGEAWTKALELAERLDDVEHQLRSLLGLWFFHRVAGRLRASLTAAQRFSALAASRSNSNDRLIGERLIGISQQCFGDQASARYHLERMLAHYVPPVQKSRISRFRSNQRVTAGAFLGRTLWLQGFPDRAMHVTETYLHEASASRHVNSVCYIVANAACPIALWSGDMDVADHYVARLIDLSTRHSLMRYVAFARSHQGLLAIKRGDTAGGLPLLRSGIDELGDEVNASHRYFLFVGEMAEGLGRVGQVGEGLSVVHDAIARAEETEERLSIAELLRIKGELLLLQGAPGAAATAEDQFFRAMKWASLQGALSWELRAATSLAQLFRDRDRPADAKALLQPIYDRFTEGLDTADLKRARGLLRDLS; this is encoded by the coding sequence ATGGCCGAGCAAGGCCTACGAGCCGTCTATGAGTCGAACGGGTGGGAGATCGATCTTACCCAGCGTGAGCTGCGGTCCCGAGGTGTTTCCGTTCCGATCGGGAACCGCGCATTCGAGATTCTGGAGATTCTGGTTCAGTCGGGCGGCGAGCTTGTCACCAAGCGCGATCTTATAGATCGGGTGTGGCCGGTTGCGACGGTCGAAGAAAACACGCTCCAGATTCATATATCCGCCATTCGCAAGGCGCTCGGCGCAGATCGCGAGTTGTTGAAGACGGTGTCCGGCCGCGGCTATCACCTGCGCGGCATCTGGACCATGCGGCCAGCAACCGGACCGGGACATCCACTCTACCTAAAGGAAAGTGCGTCGGCGCAGCCATTAGCGTCGACCAACCTGCCGCAGCCGGTTTCAGCGTTGATCGGCCGCACCGCCGAGGTCGAGGAAATCTCGAAGCTTGTCCGTGCCGGCCGGCTCGTCACCCTGACCGGGGCGGGGGGCATCGGCAAGACACGGCTCGCGCTCGCGGTCGCCCGTGAACTGCTGCCGCATTTTCCAGAGGGCGTGTGGCTGGCCGAGTTCTCGCCGCTCGCTGATCCCAGTCTGGTTCCCATAGCGCTCGCTGTCGCGATCGGACTCAAGTTCGGCGGAGGTGAAATTTCGACGCAGCGCGTGGCGCTGGCACTGGCAGCGCGGCGCTTGTTGGTGGTGTTGGACACCTGCGAGCATGTGATCGACGCCGCGGCGAGGATGGCTGAGGGCGTGCTGCGAGCCGGATCCTCGGCTCAGATCATCGCAACCAGCCGCGAGCCGCTCCGGGCCGAGGGGGAGCAGGTCTACTGGGTGCAGCCGCTCTCGATTCCGACGGAGGACGCGGACGATCTCCTGGAATACGGCGCCGTCAGACTATTCATCGAACGTGCACGAGCAACCGAGGCAGGGGCGGTTCTGGATGGCTATCAGGCAAAGACGATCGCGGCGATCTGCCGGCGTCTTGATGGCATACCGCTCGCGATTGAAATGGCGGCGGCACGTGTCACGGCACTCGGTGTCGAAGAACTCGCCGCTCACCTTGACGATCGCTTTCAGCTGCTGACCGGAGGGCGGACGGCGCTGCCGCGGCACCAAACTCTGCGGGCGACCTTCGATTGGAGCTACGAGCTACTGACTGAGCCTGAGCTGGTGCTCCTCCGCCGGCTCGCGGTCTTCGCCGGCGCCATCGACCTGGAGGCGATCTGCGCGGTGGTAACGGGCGCCGGGATCGCTTTGCCGGACGTGGTCGATGGAATTTCCAGCCTGGTTTCGAAGTCGCTGGTTGTGGCGGAAATCGATGCCACCACGGCGCGCTACCGCTTATTGGATACGACCCATACGTATGCCCTCGAAAAGCTCGGCGAGAGCGGGGAACGGGAACGGCTCGCGCGCCGCCATGCCGAATATTACCGGGACTTGTTCGAGCGGGCTGAAGCGGAGCTGGAGATGCGCCCCACGGTCGACTGGATGGGCGACTACGGACGGCACATCGACAACCTGCGCGCGGCGCTGGGTTGGGCCTTTTCACCCAGCGGTGACGTGCAGATTGGCGCGGGGCTGACCGCGGCCGCAGTGCCCCTATGCGTCCATTCGTCGTTGCTGGAGGAATGCCGCGGCCGCGTGGAGCGGGCGATCGGCGCCCTTGGGGCTGCCGTCAATGGCGACGCGCGCCTCGAGATGAAGCTGTATACCGCGCTCGGTACGACCCTGATATTTGTCACCGACGCGAAAATTCCCGCGCTCGGCGAAGCCTGGACAAAGGCGCTGGAGCTTGCAGAGAGGCTTGACGATGTCGAGCACCAATTGCGGTCGCTGCTAGGCCTGTGGTTCTTTCACCGGGTCGCCGGCCGCCTTCGCGCCTCCTTGACCGCCGCGCAACGATTCAGCGCTCTTGCGGCAAGCCGGTCAAATTCCAACGATCGGCTGATCGGTGAGCGATTGATCGGCATCTCGCAGCAATGCTTCGGCGATCAAGCGAGCGCGAGGTATCACCTCGAACGCATGCTCGCGCACTATGTTCCTCCAGTCCAAAAGTCGCGGATCAGCCGTTTCCGGAGCAACCAGCGGGTGACCGCCGGCGCCTTTCTGGGCCGGACCCTATGGCTGCAGGGATTTCCGGATCGCGCAATGCACGTCACCGAAACATACCTGCATGAGGCATCTGCCAGCAGACACGTCAACTCGGTGTGCTACATCGTCGCCAACGCAGCATGCCCGATCGCGCTGTGGAGCGGCGATATGGATGTCGCAGACCATTACGTGGCAAGGCTGATCGACCTTTCGACCAGGCATTCGCTGATGCGCTATGTTGCCTTTGCCCGCAGCCATCAAGGACTGCTTGCGATCAAGCGCGGAGATACCGCCGGCGGCTTGCCGCTGCTGCGGTCAGGCATCGACGAACTCGGCGACGAAGTCAACGCATCGCATCGCTATTTCCTGTTCGTTGGTGAGATGGCGGAAGGCTTGGGGCGCGTCGGGCAAGTGGGCGAAGGACTTTCGGTGGTACACGATGCGATCGCGCGCGCAGAGGAGACCGAAGAACGCTTGAGTATCGCCGAGCTGCTGCGCATCAAGGGCGAACTGCTGCTGTTGCAAGGTGCACCCGGCGCTGCGGCAACGGCCGAGGATCAGTTTTTCCGGGCGATGAAGTGGGCGAGCCTGCAGGGCGCTCTGTCCTGGGAACTACGCGCCGCCACAAGCTTGGCACAGTTGTTTCGCGATCGGGACCGACCGGCTGACGCGAAGGCGCTGCTACAACCGATTTACGACCGGTTTACCGAAGGTCTCGACACCGCCGACCTTAAGCGAGCAAGAGGTCTCTTGCGTGATCTCAGTTAA